From a region of the Coffea arabica cultivar ET-39 chromosome 3e, Coffea Arabica ET-39 HiFi, whole genome shotgun sequence genome:
- the LOC113736694 gene encoding uncharacterized protein isoform X2, producing the protein MEIDSTAISPSSETLDLDSLQSQILELREILRSCNEDYEMGPSEVKELFQDQALEVQSNMDQIMADTSDINSLSLEGLAELSDHLKNELRSVESENAKIENELNELSRRYVEDSCQLESEVEGLSSFLDSIDKQRRDGDLQVDYSTNGKDQANRLKACDGSNIEILELSHQIEKSKSTLKSLQDLDYQVKIFEVVEKIEDALSGLKVLEFEGNSIRLSLTTYIPNMDNMICLQKVELSVEPSEQNHELLIEVVDGTLELKNAEIFPNDVYIGEIVDVAKSFRQLYSPLPLLDNMSSLEWFLRRVQDRIVICTLRRFVVKCANKSRHSFEYLDRDEMIVAHMVGGIDAFIRLAQGWPIASAPLNLLTLKSSSNYSKEISLSFLCKVVDVANSLDEHLRHDISSFADGIEEILLQQMRTEGQPGDTMEK; encoded by the exons atggaaatagATTCAACTGCAATCTCTCCTTCATCAGAAACCCTTGATCTCGATTCCCTTCAAAG TCAAATTTTGGAGCTTAGAGAAATCCTGAGGAGTTGTAATGAAGATTACGAAATGGGCCCTTCAGAAGTGAAGGAGTTATTCCAAGATCAAGCTCTCGAAGTCCAG AGCAATATGGATCAAATTATGGCTGATACTTCGGATATTAACTCACTATCCCTTGAAGGTTTAG CGGAACTTTCGGACCATTTGAAGAATGAGCTAAGGTCAGTGGAGAGTGAGAATGCAAAAATCGAGAATGAACTCAATGAGCTTTCAAGGAGATATGTTGAAG ACTCTTGTCAACTTGAATCTGAGGTTGAAGGTTTAAGCAGCTTCTTGGATTCTATTGACAAACAG AGAAGAGATGGGGACTTGCAGGTTGATTACTCTACAAATGGCAAGGATCAAGCCAATAGGTTAAAGGCATGCGATGGCTCTAATATTGAG ATTCTGGAACTAAGTCATCAGATTGAGAAGAGCAAAAGCACTTTGAAGTCGTTGCAGGATCTTGACTATCAAGTTAAAAT ATTTGAGGTTGTAGAAAAGATTGAGGATGCATTATCAGGTCTCAAAGTACTTGAATTCGAAGGGAACTCCATAAGATTGTCCTTGACAACATACATCCCAAACATGGATAATATGATATGCCTGCAAAAAGTAGAACTTTCTGTGGAACCATCAGAACAGAATCATGAATTGCTTATAGAAGTTGTTGATGGGACCTTGGAGCTAAAGAATGCTGAG ATTTTCCCAAATGATGTGTATATTGGTGAAATTGTTGATGTTGCAAAATCTTTCAG GCAACTTTATTCACCTTTGCCGTTACTGGATAATATGTCTTCTCTGGAGTGGTTTCTCAGAAGAGTCCAAGATCGAATAGTTATTTGCACTCTCAGGCGCTTTGTGGTGAAGTGTGCAAATAAGTCAAG GCACTCTTTTGAATACTTGGACAGAGATGAAATGATAGTGGCTCACATGGTTGGTGGAATTGATGCTTTCATAAGGCTGGCTCAGGGTTGGCCCATAGCTAGTGCTCCTTTGAATCTATTGACGCTTAAGAGCTCGAGTAACTACTCTAAGGAAATTTCTCTGAGCTTCCTTTGCAAAGTTGTG GATGTGGCAAACTCCTTGGATGAACACCTACGGCATGATATTTCGAGTTTTGCTGATGGCATTGAAGAAATACTTTTGCAACAAATGCGGACAGAAGGTCAACCTGGTGATACCATGGAAAAGTAG
- the LOC113736694 gene encoding uncharacterized protein isoform X3 has protein sequence MEIDSTAISPSSETLDLDSLQSQILELREILRSCNEDYEMGPSEVKELFQDQALEVQSNMDQIMADTSDINSLSLEGLAELSDHLKNELRSVESENAKIENELNELSRRYVEDSCQLESEVEGLSSFLDSIDKQGIQRRDGDLQVDYSTNGKDQANRLKACDGSNIEILELSHQIEKSKSTLKSLQDLDYQVKIFEVVEKIEDALSGLKVLEFEGNSIRLSLTTYIPNMDNMICLQKVELSVEPSEQNHELLIEVVDGTLELKNAEIFPNDVYIGEIVDVAKSFRHSFEYLDRDEMIVAHMVGGIDAFIRLAQGWPIASAPLNLLTLKSSSNYSKEISLSFLCKVVDVANSLDEHLRHDISSFADGIEEILLQQMRTEGQPGDTMEK, from the exons atggaaatagATTCAACTGCAATCTCTCCTTCATCAGAAACCCTTGATCTCGATTCCCTTCAAAG TCAAATTTTGGAGCTTAGAGAAATCCTGAGGAGTTGTAATGAAGATTACGAAATGGGCCCTTCAGAAGTGAAGGAGTTATTCCAAGATCAAGCTCTCGAAGTCCAG AGCAATATGGATCAAATTATGGCTGATACTTCGGATATTAACTCACTATCCCTTGAAGGTTTAG CGGAACTTTCGGACCATTTGAAGAATGAGCTAAGGTCAGTGGAGAGTGAGAATGCAAAAATCGAGAATGAACTCAATGAGCTTTCAAGGAGATATGTTGAAG ACTCTTGTCAACTTGAATCTGAGGTTGAAGGTTTAAGCAGCTTCTTGGATTCTATTGACAAACAG GGCATCCAGAGAAGAGATGGGGACTTGCAGGTTGATTACTCTACAAATGGCAAGGATCAAGCCAATAGGTTAAAGGCATGCGATGGCTCTAATATTGAG ATTCTGGAACTAAGTCATCAGATTGAGAAGAGCAAAAGCACTTTGAAGTCGTTGCAGGATCTTGACTATCAAGTTAAAAT ATTTGAGGTTGTAGAAAAGATTGAGGATGCATTATCAGGTCTCAAAGTACTTGAATTCGAAGGGAACTCCATAAGATTGTCCTTGACAACATACATCCCAAACATGGATAATATGATATGCCTGCAAAAAGTAGAACTTTCTGTGGAACCATCAGAACAGAATCATGAATTGCTTATAGAAGTTGTTGATGGGACCTTGGAGCTAAAGAATGCTGAG ATTTTCCCAAATGATGTGTATATTGGTGAAATTGTTGATGTTGCAAAATCTTTCAG GCACTCTTTTGAATACTTGGACAGAGATGAAATGATAGTGGCTCACATGGTTGGTGGAATTGATGCTTTCATAAGGCTGGCTCAGGGTTGGCCCATAGCTAGTGCTCCTTTGAATCTATTGACGCTTAAGAGCTCGAGTAACTACTCTAAGGAAATTTCTCTGAGCTTCCTTTGCAAAGTTGTG GATGTGGCAAACTCCTTGGATGAACACCTACGGCATGATATTTCGAGTTTTGCTGATGGCATTGAAGAAATACTTTTGCAACAAATGCGGACAGAAGGTCAACCTGGTGATACCATGGAAAAGTAG
- the LOC113736694 gene encoding uncharacterized protein isoform X1 produces the protein MEIDSTAISPSSETLDLDSLQSQILELREILRSCNEDYEMGPSEVKELFQDQALEVQSNMDQIMADTSDINSLSLEGLAELSDHLKNELRSVESENAKIENELNELSRRYVEDSCQLESEVEGLSSFLDSIDKQGIQRRDGDLQVDYSTNGKDQANRLKACDGSNIEILELSHQIEKSKSTLKSLQDLDYQVKIFEVVEKIEDALSGLKVLEFEGNSIRLSLTTYIPNMDNMICLQKVELSVEPSEQNHELLIEVVDGTLELKNAEIFPNDVYIGEIVDVAKSFRQLYSPLPLLDNMSSLEWFLRRVQDRIVICTLRRFVVKCANKSRHSFEYLDRDEMIVAHMVGGIDAFIRLAQGWPIASAPLNLLTLKSSSNYSKEISLSFLCKVVDVANSLDEHLRHDISSFADGIEEILLQQMRTEGQPGDTMEK, from the exons atggaaatagATTCAACTGCAATCTCTCCTTCATCAGAAACCCTTGATCTCGATTCCCTTCAAAG TCAAATTTTGGAGCTTAGAGAAATCCTGAGGAGTTGTAATGAAGATTACGAAATGGGCCCTTCAGAAGTGAAGGAGTTATTCCAAGATCAAGCTCTCGAAGTCCAG AGCAATATGGATCAAATTATGGCTGATACTTCGGATATTAACTCACTATCCCTTGAAGGTTTAG CGGAACTTTCGGACCATTTGAAGAATGAGCTAAGGTCAGTGGAGAGTGAGAATGCAAAAATCGAGAATGAACTCAATGAGCTTTCAAGGAGATATGTTGAAG ACTCTTGTCAACTTGAATCTGAGGTTGAAGGTTTAAGCAGCTTCTTGGATTCTATTGACAAACAG GGCATCCAGAGAAGAGATGGGGACTTGCAGGTTGATTACTCTACAAATGGCAAGGATCAAGCCAATAGGTTAAAGGCATGCGATGGCTCTAATATTGAG ATTCTGGAACTAAGTCATCAGATTGAGAAGAGCAAAAGCACTTTGAAGTCGTTGCAGGATCTTGACTATCAAGTTAAAAT ATTTGAGGTTGTAGAAAAGATTGAGGATGCATTATCAGGTCTCAAAGTACTTGAATTCGAAGGGAACTCCATAAGATTGTCCTTGACAACATACATCCCAAACATGGATAATATGATATGCCTGCAAAAAGTAGAACTTTCTGTGGAACCATCAGAACAGAATCATGAATTGCTTATAGAAGTTGTTGATGGGACCTTGGAGCTAAAGAATGCTGAG ATTTTCCCAAATGATGTGTATATTGGTGAAATTGTTGATGTTGCAAAATCTTTCAG GCAACTTTATTCACCTTTGCCGTTACTGGATAATATGTCTTCTCTGGAGTGGTTTCTCAGAAGAGTCCAAGATCGAATAGTTATTTGCACTCTCAGGCGCTTTGTGGTGAAGTGTGCAAATAAGTCAAG GCACTCTTTTGAATACTTGGACAGAGATGAAATGATAGTGGCTCACATGGTTGGTGGAATTGATGCTTTCATAAGGCTGGCTCAGGGTTGGCCCATAGCTAGTGCTCCTTTGAATCTATTGACGCTTAAGAGCTCGAGTAACTACTCTAAGGAAATTTCTCTGAGCTTCCTTTGCAAAGTTGTG GATGTGGCAAACTCCTTGGATGAACACCTACGGCATGATATTTCGAGTTTTGCTGATGGCATTGAAGAAATACTTTTGCAACAAATGCGGACAGAAGGTCAACCTGGTGATACCATGGAAAAGTAG